One segment of Anatilimnocola aggregata DNA contains the following:
- a CDS encoding DUF309 domain-containing protein produces MAYDQRYLEGIEHFNQCDFFEAHEVWEDLWKDVGGTSRLFYKGLIHVAVCLHHFGNGNIRGAKKLYNSSRGYLQPYGPVFEGLNIEQLLAQLEICCHEFLTSTEEFPQVEVNADLIPEIHLEE; encoded by the coding sequence ATGGCATACGACCAGCGCTATCTCGAAGGAATCGAACACTTCAACCAGTGCGATTTCTTCGAGGCCCACGAAGTGTGGGAAGACTTGTGGAAAGACGTCGGCGGGACGTCGCGGCTATTCTACAAAGGGCTGATTCATGTTGCCGTCTGCCTGCATCACTTCGGCAACGGCAACATTCGGGGCGCGAAGAAGCTTTACAACAGCAGCCGCGGCTATCTGCAGCCTTACGGGCCGGTGTTCGAAGGGCTGAACATCGAGCAACTGCTCGCCCAACTCGAAATCTGCTGCCACGAATTTCTCACCAGCACCGAAGAGTTTCCGCAGGTCGAAGTCAACGCCGACCTGATTCCGGAGATTCATCTGGAAGAGTAA
- a CDS encoding Bax inhibitor-1/YccA family protein, with amino-acid sequence MNYYSQPNPYESPVDIGTLPAALAETSARTTFIRRVYVHVFAAVLLFTGIEAAIFTLVPEETLRGTMGMLLGGRFGWLMVIGAFMAASWLAQSLANSESSKGMQYAGLMLYIVAQALIFVPLLYIAQRTAPGTIPAAGLLTLLIFGGLTMFVVLTKADFSGWGQYLWWAGIASIGVVVAAIFFNFQLGVWFAAAMVGLASVYILYDTSNILHRYRTDQYVAASLALFASITMLFYNILRLLMAFNRRD; translated from the coding sequence ATGAACTACTATTCGCAGCCCAATCCGTACGAATCTCCGGTCGATATTGGGACGTTGCCAGCCGCTCTCGCGGAAACTTCGGCCCGGACGACTTTCATTCGGCGTGTGTATGTGCACGTCTTTGCCGCGGTGCTGCTGTTCACCGGCATCGAAGCGGCAATCTTCACCCTCGTTCCCGAAGAAACGCTGCGGGGGACGATGGGGATGCTGCTGGGCGGTCGCTTCGGCTGGCTGATGGTGATTGGGGCCTTCATGGCCGCCAGTTGGCTGGCGCAGTCGCTGGCCAATTCGGAATCGTCGAAAGGCATGCAGTACGCCGGCCTGATGCTCTACATCGTGGCGCAAGCGTTAATCTTTGTGCCGCTCCTATACATCGCCCAGCGCACAGCCCCGGGGACGATTCCCGCAGCTGGCCTGCTCACGCTGCTGATTTTTGGTGGCTTGACGATGTTCGTCGTGCTGACGAAGGCCGATTTCTCGGGCTGGGGCCAGTACCTGTGGTGGGCCGGCATTGCGTCCATTGGCGTAGTGGTCGCCGCGATCTTCTTCAACTTTCAACTCGGCGTCTGGTTTGCGGCCGCGATGGTCGGGCTGGCCAGCGTGTACATTCTGTACGATACCTCGAACATCCTGCACCGCTATCGCACCGATCAATACGTGGCCGCTTCGCTGGCCCTGTTCGCTTCGATCACCATGCTGTTCTATAACATCCTGCGGCTGTTGATGGCATTCAATCGACGCGACTAG
- a CDS encoding methyltransferase family protein, whose product MNAAPTEARTFIDPVSASRDFIRRSRAWISLLLLCPVIVLAVFSRTHFADDSLAELGVEIAAWAFFLCGALLRWWATLYIGGRKLNELIVDGPYSICRNPLYLGSLLMCLSVGIFMQSLLLIGAMLLVSIIYLTITVPVEEERLAVCYGDEFRDYCRRVPRIIPNFSTYQSREEITVRLIGLRAELLRMMHWGAIPVLWYFLEHVRMLSWWPAWFNLP is encoded by the coding sequence ATGAACGCCGCACCCACGGAAGCTCGCACTTTCATCGATCCTGTCTCGGCCAGCCGCGATTTTATTCGCCGCTCGCGGGCGTGGATTTCGCTCTTGCTGCTCTGTCCCGTCATTGTGTTGGCGGTCTTTTCGCGGACCCACTTTGCCGACGATAGCCTGGCCGAACTGGGCGTCGAGATCGCTGCCTGGGCGTTCTTTTTGTGCGGGGCGTTACTGCGCTGGTGGGCCACGTTGTACATCGGTGGCCGCAAGTTGAACGAGTTGATCGTCGACGGTCCCTATTCGATTTGCCGCAATCCTCTGTACCTGGGTTCGCTGCTGATGTGCCTATCGGTGGGCATCTTCATGCAAAGCCTGCTGCTGATCGGCGCGATGCTGCTGGTCTCGATCATTTATCTGACAATCACGGTGCCCGTTGAAGAAGAACGGCTGGCCGTCTGCTATGGCGACGAGTTTCGCGACTATTGCCGCCGCGTGCCGCGGATCATTCCGAACTTCAGCACTTATCAATCGCGCGAAGAAATCACCGTCCGCCTGATTGGCCTGCGGGCCGAACTGCTGCGAATGATGCACTGGGGTGCGATTCCCGTGTTGTGGTACTTTCTGGAGCACGTGCGGATGTTGTCGTGGTGGCCGGCGTGGTTCAACCTGCCGTAA
- a CDS encoding fumarylacetoacetate hydrolase family protein, which translates to MRLCRYQQRDSVQVGFYDEKSIISLAAAATAYGQGTHERLPIPVGDSLIDLLPNGKHAEAAQKLFDWVAKNESMLPANARVETDKVQLLVPIARPNKLLLLAGNYNSHIQEGGGIATERAETFPYVFMKPPSTTLADPGKPVFVPKVSANNVDWECELAIVIGKGGKHITEANALQHVAGYTVVNDISDRKFKPNPGRKERKNDSFFDWLHGKWHDSFCPCGPCVVSAATVPDPQKLKMKLTVNGKVWQDASTAQQIFSVAATIAFISDIVTLEPGDIIATGTPAGVGNTSQTYLHAGDKVEAWIENIGTLVSPIKDEA; encoded by the coding sequence ATGCGTCTCTGTCGTTATCAACAGCGTGACTCGGTTCAGGTTGGCTTTTACGACGAAAAGTCGATCATCTCGCTGGCCGCCGCAGCAACCGCTTACGGACAAGGGACGCACGAACGGCTGCCAATTCCGGTGGGCGATTCGCTCATCGACTTGCTCCCCAATGGCAAACACGCCGAGGCCGCGCAGAAGCTCTTCGATTGGGTGGCCAAGAACGAATCGATGTTGCCCGCCAATGCGCGAGTGGAAACCGACAAGGTCCAACTGCTCGTCCCGATTGCGCGGCCCAACAAGCTGCTGCTCTTGGCCGGCAATTACAACTCGCACATTCAAGAAGGTGGTGGCATCGCCACCGAGCGGGCCGAGACATTTCCTTACGTCTTTATGAAGCCGCCAAGCACCACGCTCGCCGATCCCGGCAAGCCGGTGTTTGTGCCCAAGGTTTCGGCCAACAACGTCGACTGGGAATGCGAACTGGCCATTGTGATCGGCAAGGGTGGCAAGCACATCACTGAAGCCAACGCCCTGCAGCACGTCGCGGGCTATACGGTGGTCAACGACATCTCGGACCGCAAGTTCAAACCGAACCCCGGCCGCAAGGAGCGGAAGAACGATAGCTTCTTCGATTGGTTGCACGGCAAATGGCACGATAGCTTCTGCCCCTGCGGTCCGTGCGTGGTTTCGGCGGCCACTGTGCCCGATCCACAAAAGTTGAAGATGAAGCTGACCGTCAACGGCAAAGTGTGGCAGGACGCATCCACCGCGCAGCAGATTTTCTCGGTCGCGGCGACCATCGCCTTCATCAGCGACATCGTCACGCTGGAACCCGGCGACATCATTGCCACGGGCACACCCGCCGGCGTGGGCAACACGAGCCAGACCTATTTGCACGCTGGTGATAAGGTCGAAGCCTGGATCGAAAACATCGGCACGCTTGTCTCGCCCATTAAGGATGAAGCTTAA
- a CDS encoding trypsin-like peptidase domain-containing protein — translation MSEVLCRCTACSAKFKVDAKYAGRKARCPKCSQVVEVPAAGSAPVSSSTTIVPTLTTVAPPKSSPAPAAPGAHPDQFPPSHPASKLAPPAHASSSSIPVSKPVPSRTLPAHRPPPPVAVPVHEQPMNALVEEPVPVPQHTPYANQYADPYAQPHGAQPHGAPVNPALSAPQAPANPADSLGFQLNVSRPKVSSASAIHAAPSDPHAAPGLPSKPIKASGNSALPLIIAGVVGLMLIVGGAGAGFVLLNSGGKTVAKGTKNGGKSAIVKGTGKLVIDWAEEDRKETFQVFIDTKPEITLSKGELYYDLSPGEHALILRRRGYARVDTKVTIVAGQTTTYKPEWTKDVFGTGGSTIASKGPGGATKSDGTDFSVGLGAGSPVTGFEGFTQNFHLAKEAALKSQKGILIIFGSSDTDSQTQSLARLVQEQALKDQITAAYVPVIIDLPRTREGHNNLFDSAQNFAMLREFGLRQIPALALLDYKGKTYYLQTEWKNGTKDLKGYLSEGEADRTERDRMWAEVKGESLDPAVKLVEWLLEKKLVSRYKEEIDNWSRVATRLDPNNEKGQLESFVEAGLMVKAVDTDADDEIEVTQFVEPLKDWLTNKKFVNDDRGARMHILAASLLGRADRRDEALKHLSRAATYSPKDAKLKEAIASAKELIERGSILSSGTGFLVSDAGYIMTNHHVIDGPGKVVVRLPGGKDTIDATVIAKDADRDMAILKVTLPAGSTIKPISVSPAAVGRGLNVAAFGYPLGDALGSNLKLTTGGVMALPDESNENMITLDLRVNPGNSGGPLCDQKGNVVGMVTAKTGGNIFAGVDSYGLAIPSNDLVKFLDMHLPGGTPRPEVKAGADLGNWSAVDGIVSPGVLMILKVE, via the coding sequence ATGTCGGAAGTACTTTGCCGCTGCACTGCTTGTTCGGCCAAGTTCAAAGTCGACGCCAAGTACGCTGGCCGGAAGGCTCGCTGCCCGAAGTGTTCGCAGGTGGTCGAAGTCCCTGCCGCGGGGAGTGCGCCCGTCTCGAGCAGCACCACGATTGTTCCCACGCTGACGACGGTGGCACCCCCCAAATCGTCGCCGGCACCTGCCGCGCCTGGGGCGCATCCCGATCAGTTTCCGCCGAGCCATCCTGCTTCCAAACTGGCTCCCCCCGCACATGCGAGCAGTAGTTCGATCCCCGTTAGCAAACCGGTGCCAAGTCGTACGTTGCCCGCCCATCGTCCGCCGCCCCCCGTGGCAGTGCCGGTGCACGAACAGCCCATGAACGCATTGGTCGAAGAACCAGTGCCAGTTCCTCAGCACACTCCGTATGCCAATCAGTATGCCGACCCCTATGCTCAGCCTCATGGTGCCCAGCCCCATGGTGCCCCCGTCAATCCGGCGCTGAGCGCGCCGCAGGCCCCCGCCAATCCGGCGGACAGCTTGGGCTTTCAATTGAATGTTAGCCGTCCCAAGGTGAGTTCCGCTTCGGCCATTCACGCCGCACCGAGCGATCCTCACGCTGCACCCGGCCTGCCAAGCAAGCCAATCAAAGCCAGTGGCAACTCGGCCCTGCCGCTCATCATCGCCGGCGTTGTCGGCCTGATGTTGATTGTCGGCGGCGCGGGTGCCGGTTTCGTACTGCTGAATTCAGGTGGCAAAACCGTTGCGAAGGGAACCAAGAACGGCGGCAAGAGTGCCATCGTCAAAGGGACCGGCAAACTGGTGATCGATTGGGCGGAGGAAGATCGCAAGGAAACCTTCCAGGTCTTCATCGACACCAAGCCCGAAATCACTCTCAGCAAGGGCGAGTTGTATTACGACCTGAGTCCCGGCGAACATGCCCTGATTCTGCGAAGGCGAGGCTATGCCCGCGTCGATACCAAGGTGACGATCGTTGCCGGCCAGACAACCACATATAAACCTGAATGGACGAAGGACGTCTTCGGCACGGGTGGGTCAACCATCGCCAGCAAGGGCCCCGGTGGTGCCACTAAGTCGGACGGCACCGACTTCTCGGTTGGCCTTGGTGCCGGTTCGCCTGTCACGGGCTTTGAAGGTTTCACGCAGAACTTTCATCTGGCCAAAGAAGCGGCGCTCAAGTCGCAAAAGGGAATCCTGATTATCTTCGGTTCGAGCGATACCGATTCGCAGACCCAGTCCCTCGCTCGGCTCGTGCAAGAGCAGGCGCTGAAGGACCAAATCACGGCTGCCTATGTGCCCGTGATTATCGATCTGCCCCGCACGCGCGAAGGGCATAACAACTTATTCGATTCGGCGCAGAACTTTGCGATGCTGCGGGAGTTCGGCCTGCGGCAGATCCCGGCGCTGGCATTGCTCGATTACAAGGGAAAGACTTACTACCTGCAAACCGAATGGAAGAACGGCACGAAGGATCTCAAGGGTTACCTGAGTGAAGGGGAAGCTGACCGCACCGAGCGTGACCGGATGTGGGCCGAGGTCAAAGGCGAATCGCTCGACCCCGCCGTGAAACTCGTCGAATGGCTGCTCGAAAAGAAGCTCGTCTCGCGCTATAAGGAAGAGATCGATAATTGGTCGCGCGTGGCCACTCGCTTGGATCCCAACAACGAGAAGGGACAACTCGAAAGCTTTGTCGAAGCGGGGTTGATGGTCAAAGCAGTCGATACGGATGCGGACGACGAAATTGAAGTCACCCAGTTTGTCGAGCCGCTGAAAGACTGGCTTACCAATAAAAAGTTCGTCAACGACGATCGCGGCGCGCGGATGCACATCCTTGCCGCCAGCTTGCTGGGCCGGGCCGATCGACGCGACGAAGCGCTCAAGCATCTCTCGCGGGCGGCGACTTACAGCCCCAAAGATGCCAAGCTGAAAGAGGCCATCGCCTCGGCCAAGGAATTGATCGAGCGCGGCAGCATTCTCTCGTCGGGCACGGGCTTTCTGGTTTCCGACGCGGGCTACATCATGACCAACCACCACGTGATCGATGGTCCCGGCAAAGTCGTGGTCCGCTTGCCCGGCGGCAAAGACACCATCGATGCCACGGTAATCGCCAAAGACGCCGATCGCGATATGGCGATTCTCAAAGTCACCCTGCCCGCCGGGAGCACCATCAAACCGATCTCGGTCAGTCCCGCTGCTGTCGGCCGTGGGTTGAATGTCGCGGCCTTTGGTTATCCGCTGGGCGATGCCTTGGGTTCGAACCTGAAGCTGACAACCGGGGGCGTGATGGCCCTGCCCGACGAGTCGAACGAGAACATGATTACGCTCGACCTGCGCGTAAATCCCGGCAATAGCGGTGGTCCATTGTGCGACCAGAAGGGAAACGTTGTCGGCATGGTCACAGCCAAAACAGGCGGCAACATTTTCGCCGGCGTCGATAGTTATGGTCTCGCCATTCCCTCAAACGACCTCGTCAAGTTTCTCGATATGCACCTGCCCGGCGGAACACCGCGGCCCGAAGTTAAGGCCGGTGCTGACCTTGGCAATTGGAGCGCCGTCGATGGCATCGTCAGTCCCGGCGTGCTGATGATTCTTAAAGTCGAGTGA
- a CDS encoding FmdB family zinc ribbon protein, with protein sequence MPLYVYEVITDDDSGEQFEIFQSMAEEPLKQHPETGLPIRRVFQAPNIGGKWSDSAMGKSAADDKKLGRLGFTKYVKSGDGTYEKTVGKGPDTISRDAPVSPGDL encoded by the coding sequence ATGCCCCTCTACGTTTACGAAGTGATCACCGACGACGACTCGGGCGAGCAGTTCGAAATTTTTCAAAGCATGGCCGAGGAACCGCTCAAGCAGCATCCTGAGACGGGCCTGCCCATTCGCCGTGTGTTTCAAGCGCCGAACATCGGCGGCAAGTGGTCCGACTCGGCGATGGGCAAGAGTGCAGCCGACGATAAGAAGCTCGGCCGCCTCGGCTTCACCAAGTACGTAAAATCGGGCGACGGCACCTACGAGAAGACCGTGGGCAAAGGGCCCGATACGATCTCGCGCGATGCCCCGGTTTCTCCCGGCGACCTGTAA
- a CDS encoding TonB-dependent receptor has product MFYPPRWIAALLAMAAFPALVGAQETTSTSTLQPVTGQPQTLPDTDVVGQPTPSATPFDPGNQDLPAGNFAFPALTEQFYGGASPLDFGGLNNVIKGEKSLFEQSNFGTIIDQETIREKQATDMFRALQFEPGVLMQQTGRGQASPFIRGVTGQQLLILVDGIRVNNSVLRAGPNQYFNTFDPGQVERIEVLRSSGSVLYGSDAIGGTINIVTRSADPTRANYTAGSFRQFFSTADNSPYSRANIEGWVGGGGLFAGASFMDVNDIDIGGGRGRQPFTNYEQYAGDIKYNLMVNDDQVVTVALSHFEQSNLPRSDRFPPFVFNRPGNTARPTFFDPQQRDLAYIRWQGMAYNINPLFDTFTTTFSYQRTKEGSREFTNFSVPLNDYTRRQEGEFDDEMLGFQASLSKDLTAEGFGIITYGTDYYYEDIDASRQRFSVQTGAPLPPNQQAIGPQYPDDSIADRVGCYLNWDVLLTSRLNAVIGVRYENSDQQGTPRFSFAGVPEDVFYSRTYQDWIGSIGLTYNLTDEINIVGGVYEGYRAPTVDDLVVNTTFAQNAVQSPQLAALNVQPEHSVTYEIGAKYSGERLQLQIFEWWNSINDYLARDTVMGNTVLANHDAFLNGTELAGEYLLDPTWSLFGNFAYTFGQDLTIQDPINRIPPTQGVLGLRWRELDRRSYFEVFAWMVNRQDRNSNNPNTVGDSRFYVNGQFATPGFATLNLRTGTTWGEFDQHRVSLSLENITDQYYRVHGSGVDGTGFNAIFGYEYRQ; this is encoded by the coding sequence ATGTTCTACCCACCGAGATGGATTGCCGCGCTCTTGGCGATGGCGGCGTTTCCCGCATTGGTTGGCGCTCAAGAGACAACTTCGACCAGCACTCTGCAACCAGTAACGGGTCAGCCGCAAACGCTGCCCGATACGGATGTCGTCGGTCAACCAACACCCTCGGCCACTCCGTTTGATCCGGGTAACCAAGATCTACCGGCCGGGAATTTTGCTTTTCCGGCACTGACCGAGCAGTTCTATGGTGGGGCATCGCCGCTGGATTTCGGCGGGCTGAATAATGTGATCAAGGGCGAGAAGTCCCTCTTCGAGCAATCGAACTTTGGCACCATCATCGACCAGGAAACGATTCGCGAGAAACAAGCAACGGATATGTTCCGCGCCTTGCAATTCGAGCCGGGTGTGCTGATGCAGCAAACAGGGCGGGGCCAGGCATCGCCGTTCATTCGCGGTGTAACGGGGCAGCAGTTGCTGATTCTGGTCGATGGCATTCGTGTGAACAACAGTGTGCTGCGGGCCGGTCCCAATCAATACTTCAATACGTTCGATCCTGGGCAAGTCGAGCGGATCGAAGTGCTGCGGAGCAGCGGTTCGGTGCTGTACGGCAGCGATGCCATCGGCGGCACGATCAACATTGTCACGCGGTCGGCCGATCCGACGCGGGCCAATTACACGGCCGGTTCGTTTCGCCAGTTTTTCAGCACGGCCGATAACTCGCCCTATAGCCGGGCAAATATCGAAGGCTGGGTCGGCGGTGGCGGCCTCTTTGCTGGGGCCAGCTTTATGGACGTGAACGACATCGATATCGGCGGCGGTCGCGGACGGCAGCCGTTCACCAACTACGAACAATATGCGGGGGACATCAAATACAATCTGATGGTCAACGACGACCAGGTAGTGACAGTTGCCCTCTCGCACTTCGAGCAGTCGAACCTGCCGCGGAGCGACCGCTTTCCGCCGTTCGTGTTCAATCGGCCCGGCAACACCGCGCGACCGACCTTCTTCGATCCGCAGCAGCGGGACCTGGCCTACATTCGTTGGCAAGGGATGGCCTACAACATCAACCCGCTCTTCGATACGTTCACGACGACCTTCTCGTATCAACGCACGAAGGAGGGTTCGCGTGAGTTCACCAACTTCAGTGTGCCGCTGAACGACTACACGCGCCGGCAAGAAGGTGAATTCGACGACGAAATGCTGGGCTTTCAAGCTTCGCTGTCGAAGGACTTGACCGCTGAAGGGTTCGGCATCATCACCTATGGAACTGACTACTACTACGAAGATATCGACGCCAGCCGGCAGCGCTTCAGCGTGCAGACCGGTGCGCCGCTGCCGCCCAATCAACAGGCCATTGGTCCGCAGTATCCTGACGATTCGATTGCCGATCGCGTGGGCTGCTATTTGAATTGGGACGTGCTGCTGACGAGTCGCTTGAATGCAGTGATCGGGGTGCGGTACGAAAACTCCGATCAGCAAGGGACGCCGCGGTTCTCATTCGCAGGTGTGCCGGAAGACGTCTTCTATTCACGAACCTACCAGGATTGGATCGGCAGCATCGGCCTGACTTACAACCTGACCGACGAGATCAACATCGTCGGTGGCGTGTATGAAGGCTATCGAGCGCCGACGGTGGACGACCTGGTCGTGAATACCACGTTTGCTCAGAACGCCGTCCAGTCACCTCAGTTGGCGGCGCTGAACGTACAGCCCGAACATAGCGTCACCTATGAGATCGGCGCCAAGTACAGCGGCGAACGGTTGCAGTTGCAGATCTTCGAATGGTGGAACTCGATCAACGACTACCTGGCCCGCGACACCGTCATGGGCAATACGGTCCTTGCCAATCACGATGCCTTTTTGAACGGCACCGAACTGGCCGGCGAGTACTTGCTCGATCCGACCTGGTCCCTCTTCGGCAACTTCGCCTATACCTTCGGTCAGGACCTGACCATTCAGGACCCGATTAATCGAATTCCGCCGACCCAAGGTGTACTCGGCTTGCGCTGGCGCGAACTCGACCGCCGCAGCTATTTCGAGGTCTTTGCGTGGATGGTGAACCGGCAAGATCGGAACAGTAACAATCCCAACACGGTCGGCGATAGCCGCTTCTATGTGAATGGCCAATTCGCGACTCCCGGGTTTGCCACGCTGAACTTGCGGACCGGGACCACGTGGGGCGAGTTCGACCAGCATCGCGTGAGCTTGTCGTTGGAAAATATTACCGACCAGTACTACCGCGTGCATGGCAGCGGTGTCGATGGCACGGGCTTCAATGCGATCTTCGGTTACGAGTATCGCCAGTAA
- the hemP gene encoding hemin uptake protein HemP: protein MNDPNLLPPHDSPDSSAPREAEPSKSPRIYTSAELFGNQREVWIEHGDQQYKLRITSTNKLVLNK, encoded by the coding sequence ATGAACGATCCCAACTTGTTGCCCCCTCACGATTCGCCCGATTCTTCTGCGCCGCGCGAGGCAGAACCGTCGAAAAGTCCACGCATCTATACTTCCGCGGAACTCTTCGGCAACCAGCGCGAAGTGTGGATCGAACATGGCGATCAGCAATATAAGTTGCGCATCACCAGCACCAACAAACTGGTGCTGAACAAGTAA
- the pckA gene encoding phosphoenolpyruvate carboxykinase (ATP) has protein sequence MPHVPDSSFADPSPGVAPAFDLKSIGITVEDIRRNLAPAELYALGIREDPQCNIADTGALIAYSGAKTGRSPKDKRIVREPATEQDVWWGNVNIGITDEIFQINLERAKDYLNTRKKLYIVDAFAGWDPATRMKIRVVCSRPYHALFMHIMLIRPTADELANFGEPDAVIYNSGQFPANRHTPGMTSKTSIDLNLATREMVILGTEYAGEMKKGVFTLMNYYMPKQGIVSMHCSATADKQTGRSSLLFGLSGTGKTTLSADPNRLLIGDDEHCWSNDGIFNIEGGCYAKAINLSATAEPEIFQALRFGALLENVVYDRQTHHVDFDDRSITENTRGAYPIEFISNAKIPCVAGHPTDVIFLTCDAYGVLPPVSKLTPEQAMYHYISGYTAKVAGTEMGVTEPQLTFSPCFGGPFLVWHPSYYAELLAAKMKEHKANVWLVNTGWTGGAFGTGSRMKLKLTRAIIDAIHNGSLAKVETTTDPVFGFAVPKTCPAVPSEILQPRNTWADKSAYDSGAQRLSAQFQENFEKYAANVSAEVRAAGPK, from the coding sequence ATGCCTCATGTTCCGGATAGTTCGTTTGCCGATCCCAGCCCGGGTGTCGCCCCAGCTTTCGATCTCAAGAGCATCGGCATCACGGTGGAAGACATCCGCCGCAATCTGGCCCCTGCGGAGCTGTACGCGCTGGGCATTCGCGAAGATCCGCAGTGCAACATTGCCGATACCGGGGCGCTGATTGCCTACTCCGGCGCGAAGACGGGACGATCGCCCAAAGATAAGCGGATTGTGCGCGAGCCGGCGACCGAGCAGGACGTGTGGTGGGGAAACGTCAACATCGGCATCACGGACGAGATCTTTCAGATCAACCTGGAGCGGGCCAAGGACTATCTCAACACGCGGAAGAAGCTGTACATCGTCGATGCTTTTGCAGGCTGGGATCCGGCGACGCGCATGAAGATCCGCGTGGTCTGTTCGCGACCTTATCACGCCCTGTTCATGCACATCATGCTGATTCGTCCAACGGCTGACGAGTTGGCGAACTTCGGCGAGCCCGATGCCGTGATTTATAACTCGGGGCAGTTTCCGGCGAACCGGCATACCCCGGGCATGACTTCGAAGACCAGCATCGACCTGAATCTCGCGACACGCGAGATGGTGATTCTCGGCACCGAATACGCGGGCGAGATGAAGAAGGGCGTCTTCACGCTCATGAACTATTACATGCCGAAGCAGGGGATTGTGTCGATGCATTGCTCGGCGACAGCGGACAAACAGACCGGCCGGTCTTCGCTGTTGTTCGGTTTGTCGGGTACGGGGAAGACGACATTATCGGCTGATCCGAATCGGCTGTTGATCGGCGACGACGAGCATTGCTGGTCGAACGATGGCATCTTCAACATCGAAGGTGGCTGTTACGCCAAGGCCATCAACCTGTCGGCGACGGCAGAGCCCGAGATCTTTCAAGCCCTGCGATTCGGTGCGCTGCTCGAGAACGTGGTGTACGACCGGCAAACGCACCACGTCGATTTTGACGACCGCAGTATTACCGAGAACACGCGCGGGGCGTATCCGATTGAGTTCATTAGCAACGCCAAAATTCCCTGCGTGGCGGGCCATCCGACCGACGTGATCTTTCTGACCTGCGATGCTTACGGCGTGCTGCCGCCGGTCAGCAAACTCACGCCCGAGCAGGCCATGTATCACTACATCAGCGGTTACACGGCCAAGGTCGCCGGCACCGAGATGGGCGTGACCGAGCCGCAGCTGACGTTTTCGCCTTGCTTCGGTGGGCCGTTTCTCGTCTGGCATCCTTCGTACTATGCGGAACTGCTGGCCGCGAAGATGAAGGAGCACAAGGCCAACGTGTGGCTGGTGAATACCGGCTGGACCGGTGGCGCGTTTGGCACCGGCTCGCGCATGAAGCTCAAGCTGACGCGGGCGATCATCGACGCCATTCACAATGGCAGCCTGGCCAAAGTCGAAACGACGACCGATCCTGTGTTCGGCTTCGCCGTGCCGAAGACCTGCCCGGCCGTGCCAAGCGAGATCTTGCAACCGCGCAATACGTGGGCTGATAAGAGTGCCTATGACTCGGGCGCACAACGCCTGAGCGCTCAGTTCCAGGAGAATTTCGAGAAGTACGCGGCGAACGTCTCGGCCGAAGTGCGAGCTGCGGGACCCAAGTAA